The Camelus dromedarius isolate mCamDro1 chromosome 8, mCamDro1.pat, whole genome shotgun sequence genome includes a window with the following:
- the ARV1 gene encoding protein ARV1 codes for MGLRVPASTARRKASGLASDVFPATESEVLCRSCVEMGTGGRSGLRPGKGNTEGVTAGKGKPDGVAVTPAAAAASASCQYRCIECNQEAKELYRDYSHGVLKITICKSCQKPVDKYIEYDPVIILINAILCKAQAYRHILFNTKINMHGKLCVFCLLCEAYLRWWQLQDSSQSTDLDDFIRYAKEWDFYRMFAIASLEQAAYFTGIFTFLWVERPLTAKKTPNFVLLLKALLLSSYGKLLLIPAVIWEHDYTPLCLRLIKVFVLTSNFQAIRVTLNVSRKLSFLAILSGLLVESAMVYFFQRMEWAVGSDCAIYKSQDF; via the exons ATGGGACTACGAGTCCCAGCAAGCACCGCGCGGCGCAAGGCTTCCGGTCTGGCGTCTGACGTCTTCCCCGCCACTGAATCGGAAGTTCTGTGCCGCAGTTGCGTGGAAATGGGCACCGGTGGGCGGAGTGGGCTTCGGCCGGGCAAGGGGAACACCGAGGGGGTGACAGCAGGAAAGGGGAAGCCGGATGGGGTGGCAGTgactcctgctgctgctgctgcctcggCCTCCTGCCAGTACAGGTGCATCGAATGCAACCAAGAGGCCAAGGAGTTGTACCGAGACTATAGCCACGGCGTGCTGAAGATAACCATCTGT AAATCCTGCCAGAAACCTGTAGACAAATACATTGAATATGATCCTGTTATCATCTTGATTAATGCAATTTTATGCAAAGCCCAGGCCTACAGGCATATTCTTTTCAACACTAAAATAAAC ATGCACGGGAAACTCTGcgttttctgtttgctttgtgAGGCGTACCTGCGATGGTGGCAGCTTCAAGATTCCAGCCAGAGCACTGATCTTGACGACTTTATCAGATACgccaaggagtgggatttctATAGAATGTTTGCAATTGCTTCTCTAG AACAAGCTGCCTATTTCACCGGCATTTTTACCTTCCTGTGGGTCGAACGACCCTTAACAGCGAAAAAAACACCCAACTTCGTTTTGCTGCTGAAAGCGTTGTTGTTATCCAGCTACGGAAAACTCTTACTGATCCCAGCTGTCATCTGGGAGCATGACTACACCCCACTGTGCCTCAGGCTCATTAAAGTATTCGTCCTTACATCAAACTTTCAGGCAATTAGAG TGACCCTAAACGTCAGCCGTAAGCTCTCCTTTTTGGCCATCTTGAGTGGTTTACTGGTGGAGAGCGCCATGGTCTACTTCTTCCAGAGGATGGAGTGGGCCGTCGGAAGTGACTGTGCCATCTATAAATCTCAAGACTTTTGA